The Pseudanabaena sp. PCC 6802 genomic interval TTAGCCTCAGCACCACTCGCTAAGAAAAAATCCATTGACTTAGGGGTAGGTTTGGCTACAAGTTGTTGATTTTATCAATAGCGCTCTGGCAAAACCTTCCCCTACATGCAGGGCGCACACTTATCCGAATTCTGAACCATTAGAATGTTATTGTGCCGATTCATAAGGACATTTGAATAATGATTGCGATCGCGCCTCCTTCTTCCCAAAGCGAAATTATCTACCCCTCTAGTGACGGCGAACCCGTGGCGGAAACCTACGACCATCTCTATGCTTTGCTGACGACCTTAGAAGTACTAAAACAACACCTGCAAGCACAAAAGGCAACAGTATTGGCTAACCAATTTCTTTATTATGCCCAGGGCTTCCCCAAACTGCGTGTCGCTCCTGATGTCATGGTTATCTTTGATGTAGAACCAGGCGGACGGGACAATTACAAAATTTGGGAGGAAGGACAAGTACCTAAAGTGATTTTTGAGATGACCTCCAAGGGTACGCAGTCGCAGGACAGCGAATTTAAGAAAGACTTGTACGAGCGCATAGAAGTACAGGAATACTGGTTGTTCGATCCCAGGGGGGACTGGCTGGAGCCACAACTACAGGGGTATAGCTTGCAAGGCGATACCTACGTCCCCATTACCAATGGGCAAAGCGCCATACTGGGACTGCGTCTGGAAGTCGAAGATAAACTCATCGCATTTTACCAACTGGATACGGGCGCAAGGCTATTGTTACCTGGCGAACTAGCAAAAACTCTACAAGCAGAAATAAAACGACGTATGGAAGCAGAAATCCTTGCCGAGCAAGAACGCCAACGCGCCGAGCAAGAACGCCAACGCGCGGATGATTTGGAGGCTCTACTGGCTAAGTACCGATCGCAGTTTGGAGATTTATAGCAATTTGCACTTTTATCCATTCCAAAACTATTTATGCGATTAATCTCTCTCAGGCTGGAAAATTTCCGCCAGCATAAATCGACGGAAGTGCATTTCCCTAGCGGCTTGACGGGTATCCTGGGTGCCAATGGGTCGGGCAAGAGCACGATTCTCGAAGCGATCGCCTGGGTGCTGTATGGCAACCAGGCAGGCGTAACCAGAGGCGAGACAGATACGTTGATCTGGCGATTGGCTCCTGGCAAAAGTAGCGCGATCGCGGAGTTGACCTTTGCATTTAACGGGCAGACCTATACAGTTAAGCGATCGCAATCCAGCAGCAAAAGTACGGCAGAATTACGCCACGACGGCAAAACGATTGCGAATTCGATTAAATCCGTCAATGAGAAGCTAACTCAACTTTTGGGCATGACCCATCAGGAATTTTTTAATAGCTACTTTACAGGGCAGAAGGATCTCAATTTCCTCGGTGCCATCAAAGGAGCCACAGAACGGGAACGCTTCATTGCTAAAATGCTGGGCTACGAGCGACTCAGCGAGGTACAGGGGGCAGCCGGTAAAAGCGGTACGTTACGCGATCGCAAGCGGCAACAGGAACGTCAGGTAGATATGCTAGCTGGCAGTCGCGGCGATTTAGAGGCGATCGCTGCGAAGATTAAGTCACAACAAGCGGGTTTAGCAGACGCACAAACTCAACTCGAACAATCCAATCGGGTTCTGATCGCCGCCGTAGATCGCAAGCAGGGTTTGGAACCGCAACTAATGGAATTAGAGCGCGATCGCGATCGATTTCAGAGTCTCGATCGCCAGCGTCAAGTGCAGCAGGCAAATCTGGAGCAAATTAACCGACAGATTGCACAATTAAGTCAAGAGAGAGAACATCTCGCCGCTGATGCTCGGAGATACAACGAGCTTAGCTTAGAGGTGGCAGGTTACGAGCAGATGCAGGCGCAAGAGAAGCAACTCGCAGAATTAAAGCAGTCGGCTGCCAGGAAGGGAGAATTACAATCGCGGTTAGCAAAGTTGGCAGCAGAAATCTCTGATTTACACGCGCAATTAGAGCAACTAGAAAATATTCCAACATCCTTGCAAGAGCTGCAAGCAGCGATCGCAACTTTCCAAACTCAGCACCAAATCACAGCCAGCGAAATCCAAACCCAGACCCTAGCTTGGCAGGAGGAACAAGCAGATCTGCGAGCAAGAATAAAAGCCGAACGACAAAATCTCAAGCAGGTCGAATCCCAAAAAGGGGCGATCGCTCTGGCAGGTCATGAAGGCATCTGCCCCACTTGCGAACGCCCCCTGCATGAAGAATACGATACGGTTATAGAGCGCTTTCATACTCAGATTAGTCACACGCAGTCGCATATCAGCGCATGGCAATCTCAGTTAGATATTTTGCAATCGCCACCCGATCGCCTATCACAATTACAAGCTGCACAAATTCAGCTCGATCGAGATATATCTCAGGCGCAGGCGCAGGAAAAGCAACTGATGGCAGATTTAGCCAAACAGCAGGTGCTGGAGCAAAATCTCATTGACAAGCAAACAGAGTCATCCCACCTAAACTCAGAGATTCAGAATATTCCCGATAGCTTTGACTCTACTGCTTACGGGCAACTCGTACAGGAGTTGCAACGCCTCAAGCCCAAGTACGAAGACTGGTTGCGTTCCGCTAACGCACCGCAAAGGCTCAGTCAAATTGATATCCAACTAGCGGATCGAGAACAGGAGAAAATTAGGATTTCGGAAGCGATCGCTCAAATCGATTGCGACCTTGCCGCTCTCAACTTTATCGAGTCAGAATATCAACAGGTTAAAGCAGCGATCGCTACAGTCACAGAAGAGTTAGATACAGCCCGCCAAAATTTC includes:
- a CDS encoding Uma2 family endonuclease; protein product: MIAIAPPSSQSEIIYPSSDGEPVAETYDHLYALLTTLEVLKQHLQAQKATVLANQFLYYAQGFPKLRVAPDVMVIFDVEPGGRDNYKIWEEGQVPKVIFEMTSKGTQSQDSEFKKDLYERIEVQEYWLFDPRGDWLEPQLQGYSLQGDTYVPITNGQSAILGLRLEVEDKLIAFYQLDTGARLLLPGELAKTLQAEIKRRMEAEILAEQERQRAEQERQRADDLEALLAKYRSQFGDL
- a CDS encoding AAA family ATPase; translated protein: MRLISLRLENFRQHKSTEVHFPSGLTGILGANGSGKSTILEAIAWVLYGNQAGVTRGETDTLIWRLAPGKSSAIAELTFAFNGQTYTVKRSQSSSKSTAELRHDGKTIANSIKSVNEKLTQLLGMTHQEFFNSYFTGQKDLNFLGAIKGATERERFIAKMLGYERLSEVQGAAGKSGTLRDRKRQQERQVDMLAGSRGDLEAIAAKIKSQQAGLADAQTQLEQSNRVLIAAVDRKQGLEPQLMELERDRDRFQSLDRQRQVQQANLEQINRQIAQLSQEREHLAADARRYNELSLEVAGYEQMQAQEKQLAELKQSAARKGELQSRLAKLAAEISDLHAQLEQLENIPTSLQELQAAIATFQTQHQITASEIQTQTLAWQEEQADLRARIKAERQNLKQVESQKGAIALAGHEGICPTCERPLHEEYDTVIERFHTQISHTQSHISAWQSQLDILQSPPDRLSQLQAAQIQLDRDISQAQAQEKQLMADLAKQQVLEQNLIDKQTESSHLNSEIQNIPDSFDSTAYGQLVQELQRLKPKYEDWLRSANAPQRLSQIDIQLADREQEKIRISEAIAQIDCDLAALNFIESEYQQVKAAIATVTEELDTARQNFALAQQQVVLATRDLEVSQQQEVEFHQKDREYQAAKQELILLDELDRAFTDLRQYLTEQIRPQLADSASIFLNQLTDGRYNAIEIDSKYNVVVLDDGDRKPVISGGEEDIVNLCLRLAISQMITERSGQPFSLLVLDEVFGSLDDGRRDNVLGLLHALEQHFEQVLIITHIESTKESLNHTIRLEFDSQQQCSRLVS